A part of Herpetosiphon gulosus genomic DNA contains:
- a CDS encoding MFS transporter — protein sequence MQNPSSSAWLGRFLSIWLGQVFSLVGSQLVQFAIIWNLTLRTGSATTLAFATLMAMLPAVLLSPFIGTWVDRMNRQVIMLVADACSMLVTIGLALLFWREADAVWHIYLALLLRSICERFHATAMGASTVLLVPKTHLARVQGLNQALHGGMNIIAAPLGAWLIAKFPLQVVLSIDVVTAILAILPLLFVRIPQPQRDADRNVTFWQDMREGFAYVIGWRGLLISLIMVSMINLVMTPIGSLLPLLVTKIFGGGASELGWMEAALSIGIILGGILLSVWGGFKRRIVTALFGLVLLGSFTLLMGIMPSSLIWAAIAMNGLVGLSLPIVNGSFGAMIQGVIAPELQGRVFSLVASFATAMAPLGLLLAGPIADSFGLRVWYILGGVVTIAMGVLGFGLRSVMTMESQSHEAEPPIVETSLSQAQAEAL from the coding sequence ATGCAAAATCCATCTTCATCGGCTTGGTTGGGTCGGTTTCTGAGTATTTGGCTGGGCCAAGTTTTTTCATTAGTCGGAAGCCAATTAGTTCAATTTGCGATTATTTGGAATTTAACCCTGCGCACTGGTTCGGCCACAACCTTGGCTTTTGCCACATTAATGGCGATGTTGCCAGCGGTGTTGCTTTCGCCGTTTATTGGCACTTGGGTTGATCGCATGAATCGCCAAGTGATTATGTTAGTTGCTGATGCCTGTTCGATGTTGGTGACGATCGGCTTAGCGTTGCTCTTTTGGCGTGAGGCTGATGCAGTTTGGCATATTTATCTGGCGTTATTGCTGCGCTCAATTTGTGAGCGATTCCATGCGACCGCCATGGGTGCTTCAACCGTCTTACTCGTGCCCAAAACTCACTTAGCGCGGGTTCAAGGCCTCAATCAAGCTTTGCATGGTGGTATGAATATTATTGCGGCACCGCTGGGCGCATGGCTGATAGCTAAATTCCCCTTGCAAGTCGTTTTATCAATTGATGTGGTTACAGCCATATTGGCAATTTTGCCCTTGCTGTTTGTGCGTATTCCCCAGCCACAACGTGATGCCGACCGCAACGTTACTTTTTGGCAAGATATGCGCGAAGGCTTTGCCTATGTAATTGGCTGGCGTGGCTTATTGATTAGCCTAATTATGGTGAGCATGATCAATCTGGTGATGACTCCGATTGGTTCGTTATTACCCTTGCTCGTGACCAAAATTTTTGGTGGCGGAGCTAGCGAGTTGGGCTGGATGGAAGCAGCACTCTCAATTGGGATTATTCTCGGTGGGATTTTACTGAGCGTTTGGGGCGGTTTCAAGCGCCGAATCGTCACAGCCCTCTTTGGTTTGGTGCTATTGGGCAGTTTCACCCTGTTGATGGGGATCATGCCAAGCTCATTGATTTGGGCAGCGATTGCTATGAATGGCTTGGTTGGTTTGAGTTTGCCAATTGTCAATGGCTCGTTTGGGGCGATGATTCAAGGCGTGATTGCTCCCGAATTGCAAGGGCGGGTGTTCTCGCTGGTTGCCAGCTTTGCCACCGCCATGGCTCCACTGGGCTTGTTGTTGGCTGGTCCAATTGCTGATAGCTTTGGCCTGCGAGTTTGGTACATTCTTGGCGGTGTCGTGACGATTGCGATGGGCGTGTTGGGTTTTGGGCTGCGCTCAGTTATGACTATGGAAAGCCAATCGCACGAGGCTGAACCCCCAATCGTCGAGACGAGCCTTAGCCAAGCCCAAGCCGAAGCGTTATAG
- a CDS encoding GDYXXLXY domain-containing protein encodes MSIRYGLIILSLVACLGLVNFSVVQREAIINTGRVVYLELAPVDPRSLLQGDYMQLNYDTLPFSYDQAFSSKGVLVLTVDQQHIGTFSHFEYGEQALAANQQRLKYRSRGYDVQLAADTFFFQEGTGERFAEARYAELHIDEAGEMALVGLRDKDLNLIK; translated from the coding sequence ATGAGTATTCGTTATGGCTTAATTATCCTCAGTTTGGTGGCTTGTTTGGGCTTGGTTAATTTCAGTGTGGTGCAACGAGAAGCAATAATCAATACTGGGCGCGTGGTCTATCTTGAATTAGCCCCAGTTGACCCACGTTCGTTGCTGCAAGGTGATTATATGCAGTTGAATTACGATACCCTCCCATTTTCCTATGATCAAGCTTTTTCAAGTAAAGGCGTGTTGGTGCTCACAGTCGATCAGCAGCATATTGGCACATTTTCGCATTTTGAATATGGTGAGCAAGCCTTGGCCGCCAACCAACAACGGCTCAAATATCGCTCGAGAGGCTATGATGTGCAGTTAGCAGCCGACACATTCTTCTTTCAAGAAGGTACTGGCGAGCGTTTTGCCGAGGCTCGTTATGCTGAACTGCATATCGACGAGGCTGGAGAAATGGCCTTGGTCGGCTTACGTGATAAAGATTTGAATTTGATTAAATGA
- a CDS encoding DUF4401 domain-containing protein: MSTARYSLRQLFADLELEPPTFVLAAQPPSDDPWYMRIFAGIGAWFAALMFLTFLGITSIITNEFGALVVGLGLCAAALGINRRNQPSTFLRQLALAISITGQLLAISGWTEIVDSLIVAALGVIVLEIALFVAHRDFTQRLISTLAVITAIHVIAADLSNWVESFNYMYLLLSVMIISFALLMWSEPKIHEDQLWSSASPIAYGILLFMGISSLLINFSWDEFVGRGSFFILPAIVAIICLGTTIWMIVNEFEYKLGLIQLGCIGLGLLFITFVGINTPAIIIALLIILLSYWRGYPVMFGFGCLALIGALSLYYYNLNILLLYKSIILFGTGMILLVIRALVLKLNQKEAV; this comes from the coding sequence ATGAGCACTGCACGTTATAGCTTACGTCAATTATTCGCTGATCTTGAGCTCGAGCCACCAACATTTGTGCTGGCAGCTCAACCACCCAGCGACGATCCATGGTATATGCGGATTTTTGCTGGGATTGGAGCATGGTTCGCTGCACTCATGTTTCTTACTTTTTTGGGCATTACCAGCATTATTACCAATGAATTTGGGGCATTGGTTGTTGGATTGGGATTATGTGCCGCTGCGCTTGGGATTAATCGCCGCAATCAACCATCAACTTTTTTACGTCAACTCGCCCTAGCTATCAGCATCACTGGTCAACTGCTAGCAATCAGCGGCTGGACAGAGATTGTTGACTCATTGATAGTTGCGGCGCTTGGGGTGATTGTCTTAGAAATAGCCCTATTTGTCGCCCATCGCGATTTCACCCAACGATTAATCTCAACCTTGGCAGTAATTACCGCCATTCATGTGATTGCAGCTGATCTGAGCAATTGGGTCGAGAGTTTCAATTATATGTATCTGCTGTTGAGCGTTATGATCATTAGCTTTGCGCTCCTGATGTGGTCTGAACCAAAAATCCATGAAGATCAGCTTTGGTCAAGTGCTTCACCAATAGCCTACGGTATACTGCTGTTTATGGGCATCTCTAGCCTGCTAATCAACTTCAGTTGGGATGAATTCGTTGGGCGTGGTAGTTTCTTTATTCTGCCAGCGATTGTCGCGATCATCTGCTTGGGTACAACGATTTGGATGATTGTCAATGAATTTGAGTATAAATTGGGGCTAATTCAACTGGGATGTATCGGTCTTGGCTTATTATTCATCACCTTTGTTGGGATCAACACTCCAGCGATCATTATTGCCCTGTTGATTATTTTGCTCAGCTATTGGCGGGGTTATCCGGTAATGTTTGGGTTTGGTTGTTTAGCATTAATTGGTGCATTGAGTTTGTATTACTACAATCTTAATATTTTATTGCTCTACAAATCAATCATTTTATTTGGCACTGGAATGATATTACTGGTAATTCGGGCATTGGTGCTGAAATTGAATCAAAAGGAAGCTGTATGA
- a CDS encoding DUF2157 domain-containing protein, which yields MIELPDPLDQAPTRDLLHHYVDERILNRATMKRALQLSGFTPTAQAWVRFFNLSLLVLGAGLAVCGVYFFFAFNWASMHRFAKLGLVEGALVISTVAALWYGLERIQGKILLMVSACLVGALMALFGQIYQTGADAYTLFLNWALVITGLAIAGNFAPLWLLWWGLWNLTIVLYYDQTGNFRQTNDLFALLIFNGLSFALAEGLRQRKLAWLQTNWLHRVLGLGLLWVLVLISFNFGDRFFSYGSNELNPARVILYLLAIVVLAGMTTYHHFVRFDGLLALASLGTIWFFVDRWLFEWLSYDSGATFLLAGMIILGQTVGSILWVRQRQQLLGGHA from the coding sequence ATGATCGAACTTCCTGATCCACTTGATCAAGCCCCAACCCGTGATCTGCTCCACCATTACGTTGATGAGAGAATCCTTAATCGGGCAACCATGAAACGTGCCTTACAACTAAGCGGGTTTACGCCAACTGCCCAAGCGTGGGTGCGCTTCTTTAATCTTAGTTTGCTAGTGCTGGGTGCTGGCTTGGCAGTTTGTGGGGTCTATTTCTTCTTTGCCTTCAATTGGGCCAGCATGCATCGCTTCGCCAAACTAGGCTTGGTTGAAGGTGCCCTGGTAATCTCAACTGTTGCTGCCTTGTGGTATGGCTTAGAACGGATTCAAGGCAAGATTTTGCTCATGGTTAGTGCCTGTTTGGTTGGCGCACTGATGGCGTTATTCGGCCAAATTTATCAAACAGGTGCTGATGCCTACACCCTCTTTTTGAATTGGGCCTTAGTAATCACAGGCTTGGCAATTGCTGGCAATTTTGCGCCATTATGGCTGCTATGGTGGGGGCTTTGGAACCTTACGATTGTGCTTTACTACGATCAAACTGGTAATTTTCGCCAAACCAACGATTTATTCGCCTTGCTGATCTTCAATGGGCTAAGTTTTGCGCTTGCTGAAGGCCTACGCCAACGCAAATTGGCTTGGTTACAAACCAATTGGTTGCATCGAGTGCTTGGGTTAGGTTTGCTATGGGTGCTAGTGCTGATCAGCTTTAACTTTGGTGATCGATTTTTCAGCTATGGGTCGAACGAGCTTAATCCTGCCCGGGTAATCCTCTATCTCCTAGCAATTGTGGTGTTAGCTGGCATGACAACCTACCACCATTTTGTGAGGTTTGATGGGCTATTGGCCTTGGCCAGCCTTGGTACGATCTGGTTTTTTGTCGATCGCTGGCTGTTCGAATGGCTTTCGTATGATTCTGGAGCAACCTTCCTGCTCGCTGGCATGATCATTTTGGGCCAAACGGTTGGCTCAATTCTCTGGGTGCGCCAACGTCAACAACTGCTAGGAGGCCATGCATGA
- a CDS encoding restriction endonuclease encodes MNYQRSFEDLESNAIKWWPQELSAIVAQTSIFPILIESQEKFIKILKLPIHYPEQIFEAITSENMPANLFLKHLVVLADYGGEMIQRLVKDFQEIFPQDISTSKYYMDYVYNSNKYRYIFKDLPTGGMGNKKLAIDGKSIILERSLSNIYYDMIMILLYGSTTEQFNLAGLEKCEIGMILGNNHLVDTYMNQKYINVSRITNGAKANSLGQIAQTYVCDILSKYLPNDYNITRNGRILLSDLSNPDSTKTPFDILVEFADKKVGIEVSFQVTTNSTIERKAGQARDRQNRMHAQNYWIAYVIDGAGNFDRPSAIRKICQYSDCTVAYSESEIAVLAAFIQEKFNA; translated from the coding sequence TTGAACTATCAACGTAGCTTTGAGGATTTAGAATCTAATGCTATTAAGTGGTGGCCACAAGAATTATCAGCTATTGTTGCACAAACAAGTATATTTCCTATATTAATTGAATCTCAAGAAAAATTTATTAAGATTCTTAAATTACCAATACATTATCCAGAACAAATATTTGAAGCTATAACTTCAGAAAATATGCCTGCTAATCTCTTTTTAAAACATCTTGTTGTTTTAGCTGATTATGGCGGAGAAATGATTCAACGTTTAGTCAAAGATTTTCAAGAAATTTTCCCTCAAGATATTTCTACTTCTAAATACTATATGGATTACGTATATAATAGTAATAAATATAGATATATATTTAAAGATCTTCCTACAGGAGGGATGGGAAATAAAAAACTAGCTATAGATGGAAAATCGATTATTTTAGAGAGAAGTTTATCAAATATATATTATGATATGATTATGATTTTGCTTTATGGTTCAACAACCGAACAGTTTAATTTAGCAGGGTTAGAGAAATGTGAAATAGGTATGATATTAGGTAACAATCACCTTGTTGATACGTATATGAATCAAAAATATATAAATGTAAGTCGAATTACGAATGGCGCAAAAGCTAATTCTCTTGGACAAATAGCACAGACCTACGTTTGTGATATTTTATCTAAATATCTACCTAATGATTATAATATTACACGAAACGGGAGAATTCTATTAAGCGATTTGAGTAATCCTGATTCGACTAAAACACCATTTGATATTTTAGTAGAATTTGCAGATAAAAAAGTCGGGATAGAAGTTAGCTTCCAGGTAACTACCAACAGCACAATCGAACGTAAGGCAGGTCAGGCTCGTGATCGGCAAAATCGTATGCATGCCCAAAATTATTGGATTGCCTATGTTATTGACGGTGCTGGTAATTTTGATCGGCCATCTGCGATCAGAAAAATCTGCCAGTATAGTGATTGTACTGTGGCTTATTCCGAAAGTGAAATAGCAGTTCTGGCTGCATTTATCCAAGAGAAGTTCAATGCTTAA
- a CDS encoding DNA cytosine methyltransferase has protein sequence MLKFIDLFAGIGGMRLGFEQAMHELGIETACVLSSEIDKHAQTTYAMNFHEQSQGDITQIQDFPSFDFLLAGFPCQPFSYAGKQKGFGDTRGTLFFEIERILKAYRPKGFLLENVRGLTTHDKGRTFKTILQKLHELNYGVAYLILNSSNFQVPQNRLRVYIVGLDQSQPELTITSHIGATDSHKFKQLSNQASLFDTNKIMLVRDILEDHPLDKYNCSTDFVNKLLAFIGHPIKLNGKRLIDYRNGNSIHSWELGIKGECTSDEIQFMNALIANRRKKHFGSHQDGKKLTIEQIKTFFEHDDLDSIMQSLITKGYLQEVNGRFNPVAGNMSFEVFKFLDPDSVSITLVSSDAHKIGVVHQNRIRRITPRECARLQGFPDSFQFHPKDSLAYRQFGNSVSVPVVKAVILDLFKSADLASCF, from the coding sequence ATGCTTAAGTTTATCGATTTATTTGCTGGTATTGGCGGAATGCGACTCGGATTCGAGCAAGCAATGCATGAATTAGGAATAGAGACTGCATGTGTTTTATCCTCGGAAATCGATAAACATGCCCAAACTACCTATGCTATGAATTTTCATGAACAATCTCAAGGAGATATAACTCAAATTCAAGATTTCCCAAGCTTTGATTTTTTATTAGCAGGCTTTCCATGTCAACCATTTTCTTATGCAGGTAAGCAAAAAGGCTTTGGCGATACACGTGGCACACTCTTTTTTGAGATTGAGCGAATATTAAAAGCTTATCGACCCAAAGGGTTTTTGCTAGAGAATGTACGTGGATTAACCACTCATGATAAGGGACGAACGTTTAAGACAATTTTACAAAAGCTGCATGAATTAAATTATGGCGTAGCCTATTTGATTTTAAATAGCTCAAATTTTCAAGTTCCTCAGAATCGGCTACGAGTATACATCGTTGGGCTTGATCAATCACAGCCAGAATTAACCATTACTTCTCACATCGGCGCAACTGACTCACATAAATTTAAACAACTATCAAATCAAGCTAGCTTATTTGATACAAACAAGATAATGTTGGTAAGAGATATTTTAGAAGATCATCCACTGGATAAATATAACTGTTCTACTGATTTTGTTAATAAATTATTAGCATTTATTGGACATCCAATCAAGCTCAATGGAAAAAGACTAATTGATTATCGTAATGGTAATTCTATTCATTCTTGGGAACTTGGTATTAAAGGTGAATGCACGTCAGACGAAATTCAATTTATGAATGCTTTGATTGCGAACCGGAGAAAGAAGCACTTTGGTTCACATCAAGATGGTAAAAAATTAACGATTGAGCAAATAAAAACTTTTTTTGAGCATGATGACCTTGATTCTATTATGCAATCGCTGATAACCAAAGGCTATTTGCAAGAAGTTAATGGCCGTTTTAATCCAGTTGCCGGAAATATGTCTTTTGAAGTCTTTAAATTCTTAGATCCCGATAGTGTCTCTATTACTTTGGTTAGTAGTGATGCCCATAAAATAGGGGTCGTTCATCAGAATCGTATTCGTCGTATAACTCCACGCGAATGCGCTCGGTTACAAGGCTTTCCTGATTCGTTTCAATTTCACCCCAAAGATAGTCTGGCGTACCGCCAATTTGGCAACTCCGTATCAGTTCCCGTAGTTAAGGCTGTAATTCTTGATCTCTTTAAATCTGCTGATTTAGCTTCCTGTTTCTAG
- a CDS encoding dual specificity protein phosphatase family protein: MTNEQTDHSNWPATPIAASYWVLPERLLAGEHPMLLEKEPLHERLQHFSKAKINVFIDLTEQTETQELGDYSTALRQIQSNQAIVRYHFPIPDMSSPSVSQMRAILAQIIDALDQQQNVYVHCWGGLGRTGTIIGCLLVEQGWEYTQALTQITRLRQATRDSGYPSPSNDLQRQFVADWQK; encoded by the coding sequence ATGACCAATGAACAAACAGATCATTCAAATTGGCCTGCTACGCCGATCGCAGCATCCTATTGGGTACTGCCAGAACGCTTGTTGGCGGGCGAACATCCCATGCTGCTAGAAAAAGAGCCGTTGCATGAGCGTTTACAGCACTTTAGCAAGGCCAAAATCAATGTTTTTATCGATCTCACTGAGCAAACCGAGACTCAAGAATTGGGCGATTACAGCACGGCGCTGCGCCAAATCCAATCAAATCAAGCGATTGTTCGCTATCATTTCCCAATCCCCGATATGAGTAGTCCATCAGTTTCCCAGATGCGAGCAATTCTGGCTCAAATAATCGATGCCCTTGATCAGCAGCAAAACGTATATGTGCATTGTTGGGGTGGGCTGGGCCGAACTGGAACTATCATCGGTTGCCTGCTTGTCGAACAGGGTTGGGAATATACCCAAGCCTTGACGCAGATCACGAGATTACGCCAAGCCACGCGCGACTCAGGCTATCCCTCGCCAAGCAATGATCTACAACGCCAATTTGTGGCAGATTGGCAAAAATAG
- a CDS encoding helix-turn-helix transcriptional regulator — protein sequence MKQVAIGSLIRTWRQRRHLSQLDLASDANISTKHLSFLETGRSLPSRDMLLHLAEHLEVPLREQNVLLVAAGFAPLFSERSLDDVDLDPAREAIQHVLHGHEPYPVIAINRHWQMIMANNCIDYFLAGVAADLLTPPVNVLRLSLHPEGLARQIVNLAAWKAHLLARLRHQIELTADNYLDELYHELAAYPTNQAHSTPIPPYHETMDIALPFSLRTTHGTLSFFSTTMVFGTPIDVTVSELAIEAFFPANAATAEHLRRLHSAKLSQ from the coding sequence ATGAAACAAGTAGCAATTGGTTCACTGATTCGTACTTGGCGGCAGCGTCGCCATCTGAGCCAGCTTGATCTGGCCAGCGATGCCAATATTTCAACCAAACACTTGAGTTTCTTGGAAACTGGGCGTTCATTGCCGAGCCGCGATATGCTCTTGCACTTGGCCGAACACTTAGAAGTACCGCTACGTGAGCAAAATGTGCTGTTGGTGGCGGCAGGGTTTGCACCGTTGTTCAGCGAACGGTCGCTTGATGATGTTGATTTAGATCCTGCTCGCGAGGCCATTCAGCATGTGTTACACGGCCACGAGCCATATCCAGTGATCGCGATTAATCGCCATTGGCAGATGATTATGGCCAATAATTGTATTGATTATTTTCTGGCAGGCGTAGCGGCAGATTTGTTAACTCCACCAGTTAATGTCTTGCGCTTGAGCCTGCATCCTGAGGGCTTAGCCCGACAAATTGTTAATTTAGCGGCTTGGAAAGCTCATTTATTGGCCCGTTTGCGCCACCAAATCGAGCTAACCGCCGACAACTATTTGGATGAGCTGTATCATGAATTGGCAGCCTATCCTACCAACCAAGCTCATTCTACGCCGATTCCGCCCTACCATGAAACTATGGACATTGCTTTGCCTTTCTCATTACGCACTACTCATGGCACGCTCAGCTTTTTTAGCACAACCATGGTTTTTGGCACACCAATTGACGTGACAGTTTCAGAATTGGCGATTGAAGCTTTTTTTCCGGCCAATGCGGCCACCGCCGAGCACTTGCGGCGGCTACATTCGGCTAAACTCAGTCAATAA
- the nadA gene encoding quinolinate synthase NadA has translation MTIIAAEAIGVAHEHAEDYAGLSIEELDQRIATAKAKLGERLVILGHHYQRDDVVKHADLSGDSYGLSVDARKTAAEYIVFCGVHFMAESADILGRDDQTVILPDHTAGCSMADMADIEQLEEVWEELDEILGDAEAQVMPITYVNSSAAVKAFVGEHGGACCTSSNAEPIVRWAKNLRPKMLFLPDQHLGRYTAFAKLGIPLDKMLVWNPNLRYGGHTPEAIREAEVLLWAGHCSVHAQFRPAYIKAWREKHPEINVIVHPECTLGVTNEADYVGSTAYIIKTINEAPAGSMWAVGTEINLVNRLQTNNPDKTIVSVSPFACLCSTMYRIDPEELCWVLENLVEGNVVNQIAVPTAIKQKARLALERMLEIAGN, from the coding sequence ATGACCATCATCGCAGCCGAAGCAATTGGCGTGGCACATGAACATGCCGAGGACTATGCAGGGCTTTCAATCGAGGAATTGGATCAACGGATTGCTACGGCTAAGGCCAAATTGGGCGAACGTTTGGTTATTCTGGGTCACCACTATCAACGTGATGATGTGGTCAAGCATGCCGATTTAAGTGGTGATTCCTATGGGCTTTCGGTTGATGCGCGGAAAACCGCTGCCGAATATATTGTCTTTTGTGGAGTTCACTTCATGGCCGAAAGCGCCGATATTCTTGGGCGTGACGACCAAACGGTGATTCTACCCGACCATACTGCTGGCTGCTCGATGGCCGATATGGCCGACATCGAACAGCTTGAAGAAGTCTGGGAGGAGCTTGACGAGATTTTGGGCGATGCCGAGGCTCAAGTCATGCCGATTACTTACGTCAACTCATCAGCTGCCGTCAAGGCCTTTGTCGGCGAACATGGCGGAGCTTGCTGTACCTCATCCAATGCTGAGCCAATTGTGCGCTGGGCCAAAAATCTGCGCCCCAAAATGCTATTCCTGCCCGATCAGCACCTTGGCCGCTATACCGCGTTTGCCAAACTTGGTATTCCGCTCGATAAAATGTTGGTTTGGAATCCTAATTTGCGCTATGGTGGGCATACCCCAGAGGCCATTCGCGAGGCTGAAGTCTTGCTATGGGCTGGTCATTGTTCGGTGCATGCCCAATTCCGCCCAGCCTATATCAAAGCTTGGCGCGAAAAGCATCCCGAAATTAATGTGATTGTACACCCTGAATGTACCTTGGGCGTGACCAACGAGGCCGATTATGTCGGCTCAACCGCCTATATCATCAAAACGATCAACGAGGCTCCAGCAGGCAGTATGTGGGCAGTGGGCACCGAAATCAATTTGGTCAATCGCTTGCAAACTAACAATCCCGATAAAACGATTGTCTCAGTTTCACCGTTTGCCTGTCTTTGCTCAACCATGTATCGGATCGATCCTGAGGAATTATGTTGGGTCTTGGAGAATTTGGTTGAGGGCAATGTAGTCAATCAAATTGCTGTGCCAACTGCCATCAAGCAAAAAGCCCGTTTGGCGCTCGAACGCATGCTCGAAATTGCAGGGAATTAA